The Ananas comosus cultivar F153 linkage group 22, ASM154086v1, whole genome shotgun sequence genome segment attgagacacccatttttttttttctcaatttttcttcttttttttatcctaaccattcatcaaaattgatgtATGGTTAGGAACTTAGGAACATATAGGttactgtgctcctaatagtacagtagccccgctatatatatatatatatatagagtccagctatggtgcttgtaaaagcacaaagcatttggtgcttgtaagttttctaccgttagatctactcctccgATCATtgtcaaccattagattatactattcaaccaaccacctactaaaccctagggggcccacatcatcttaaccgcatatcttttaatccaatggctaaaaatttacaagcaccaataacttggaacttttaaaagcataggagctcaattctatatatatatatatagagagttggactgggctactattagtagcaaaattctattgttgctatcagttttttagcctttagatcaactcttttcatcatttctaacaattggattaaatactataaccctgtggggaccactcaaccctagggggaccacgcAACTCTAACTAACttatatcatcctaaccctacaatttttcatccaaggattaaaaacttgatagcaaaaagagcgttttactattaatagtattctagcataattctatatatatatagagagagagagagagagagagagagagagttgagccagaatactctcaaaagcaccaaaaaggtggtgcttttgagtttttagccattggatggagagatgaaggattgagatgatagtggtagaTGGTAGACTGGTGataggtgaaatagtgtttgatccaaaggctattagtaatcaaggagtagatccaaaggctagaaacttaaaagcaccaagaggttggtacttctaaaagtattctagctatatatatatatatatatatatatatataagctcctatacttttaaaagtaccaagtcattggtgcttgtaagttttcggcccttggattaggGAATGTGTCGTTAGGATGATGTTgaccccttagggttgagtagttagttggttgaatagtataatctaacggatggaaatgatcaaagacgtagatttaacggtaaaaaattcacaagcaccaagtgcttggtgtttttacaagcaccatagccggactcatatatatatatatatatatatatatatatatatctaaagtGTTATTGTGAACAAATATTGTATTACATTCTTTAGTAATGGTGTAAATagagttctaaattttatattgatagatgaatagtattttaaaataataataatgaagcAACAGGATTACACGTATTTCGATATAGAATGTAACATTGCAAGTAGATGCGTAAGGGGCACAATAATTTTAAGGTTGAgtaataaaaaatgaaagttttgaggttTAGAATTGAAGCAGCAATTGCTGCGAGAACCAAGGTGGTATTGGATAACAATGATTgggatatatgtatataaatatatatatatatatatatatatatatataacattgaTAAGTATTTATGAAGTTTATTAATTGTCACACAATATTATTGACTACTGTACTGGGGTTAGAATAGCTTTACAAATAATCCTgctaaaaatatctaaaattataCTTTAAAATACAGTTGATGAATCAGTTGTATTATATACCAATCTACTAAACTTGGTATTCACCTATATTGCATGTGCTATGTGAAGAATTACCCATAAAGAATTATTCTGTTTTGTAGTAGCTGcatgtatatttataaattagcGAAAGAGGAgagaagattaaaaaaaaaaaagaaaaaaaaaaaaaaaaaaaaagagaaagaagatgagcTTTGACTGGTCATCAATGTCTTTacatagattaaaaaaaaatcctagatAATTCATGTTTCAGAGAGAATTTGTTAGATGATGGTGACATGAGTACAAGAAAATAAGAATGCGAAAGCAACataaattaatagtttaattcatatatatatttttctgttttgAATAGAATGGGTCCAGTATCTTTTAGTTGATCAGGGTCAAAGCTTTGAATTAGGGCTTGTAAGTTATAATGCATTTGTCATTTCATTTTCAAGGGGTGTTTGTAGTGAAAGTGTCAAATGGGGACAGTGGTATATAATtaaggtttttttattttttatggagAACTTTTGATTGAGTAGCTTTGAGAgggataatataaaaaatgagaAATTAAGTGGTAGAATCATTTGAGTGGTCACAATGAACATAATTAGCTTTGCATAAGAAAATTTCTAAGGATGGAGAAGGAGATACTTATGTAATTTATTACTAAGAGCTTTGTTTTGCCTAGATAGAGCTTTTGAGACAATGCTGATGCAAAGCGATTACATAAGCTCTCTTAGTATCCAGcctaatattcttttttttttttgagagaatagATAGcgcgctacctgcttcattcattggaagGATGAACTAGACTACAAGGGTGAGGCAACCAGAGCCTCAaggaagacaaaaaaaaaaaaaaagaaaaaagaaaaaaaaaagcattcatTGGAAGCATCCAGcttaatattttatgttaatTTTCTACTgaagtagaagcttcaaattttttttagtttaccAAATGCTCTAACTGAGGTGACTATGGTTAAAACAAAAGCATGGCAAAAGGCCCAAAACAATACCACTACAAGTAATAAGTTTCAAAGAGAAACTTCTATTTTTAGGCGATCAGGGTTAGAAGCTTATTTTAACTTTCCGCTCTTATTCCAGAGAGTCTCGTATTCTTAGTCTATTCCACAATCCAAGCCTACTAATGGAAAAATGACCCATCAAGGAAAGAATGATAAGATAAAGACAATAGAGGTTTGAGGAGACAAGTAACACTTAATTCCAAGGGTATAAGATTTAAACAATCCTATtaaaaaaaggtttttaaaaACCAATATTACCTCATGTGTACAAAAAGTGTTCTTCAGTTCTTTTGGAATGTTATCATACAAAAGAATGCTATACACCGAAAAACTACACCATAAACAACGAGTACAAATATACAAAGGCCCCAGTCTTTTATATCGTATCCACTTCTAATAAGTGAACCACATCTAGTTATAAGCCATACTCCAGAATACCTGCAATATGAAAATAGTAGTATATTTACATAGCATTTTAGACCAATCAAACACATATAAACAAACATATAGCAATAGGAAGAATTTGGGTATTTAAGTTATACCTCTCGGCATTTGCGATAACGAATGCCTCTAAAGCCCATTTTGTGTAGCATAAATTAGCCAAGAATTTCGAGCTTTTCTGCTGAGTTGCTATGAGTGTTAAGACGACAGGAAGTAGAGCGGACCACTGCACGATCAACAGTAGCAGCACACattagaattcaaaaaaaagaagaagaagatcccAATATATTAGGTATATATCTGACAACATGTATAGACACCTGGCCTCGCTGAATATAGGTCATTTGGAAAAAGGTCCCAGAAATTCAGTCCTTCGGACTAGAACTCCTCAACCAACATGCTGTTCAATCTCGGAAAATTCCTCCAGAGTTCGACGGTCTCTGTAACTTTGCTGACAGAATATTCTGTTACTAATCAGAGTATTCTGCAACATTTTGTGACGGAAATAATTAAGTTCTGAGTCCTCTGACAGACATGCCAAAAGACTTTAAAAAGTTCAGGGACCAGTTTCCAGACAACAATTAGTTGCGGGTGTTCATTCATTTTTCCCTAGTTATTAAGAACAGAAAGCGTGGAGTGCTGAATAGGTACCAGTTGGGCTGAACCCGGTTGGAAGAAGATGGCAAAAGTATAACCAATTCCGGTCACACAGTAAACTAGTGCGATGAGAATAACGTAGTTGTCCAGAATAGAAGACCTAGGGTTGTTGAAGAAATAGAACATAGAAAGGTAAACTATTGGCTTGATTATTGTATTGAAATGATCGATGGTATCTTTCGAGAGAAAATACGCCAGTGAGCTCATGCCGGAGGCTCTCTCCCTCCAGTAATGCAACTTCTCTAGTGAAAATGATCTCAAAGCTccaattttgcacaaaagagCTGCAAATCCATATAGTTTCAATTAAGCAAAACACAAAGGGCGCAtggaaaagtttcaaaatttccAGTGATCTACCTTGAATGAAACAAGAGTTTCTGGAGAAGATTAAcaacgaaaagaaaaatatccGAATGACATGCTAGAATGAGATAAGATTGCAGACTTACAAACAGCAATGACAGTGTATGTGTAGCCGAGTGCGCCGAATGTTTCATCGCTCACTTTAGCTAGTGTGCCTAAACAGACTCCAGCGAGACACAAGATTAAGTAGTCAACACCTTGTATTCTGGCTTCCCGAAGTCGCTGCTTGCCAACCCTGCACAATTGTATAACGAGCATTCATAAAAAACTACCAGGCCCAGCTTCACGAAACAACGTGAGAATTAAAACAGTTTCCAAACAGCTTAAGGTGTAGATAACTTTCACCTAAACAATAATTTTACGTGCGTAGCCCTGTAGAATTATCTATTGAAACGCATGCAAATATATACCTATGAACTCTGAATATACACAGAgtatccttaaaaaaaaaagccgagGAGCTTATATCAGAATACAACTTATACAGGGATGTATATGCGATGTCTCAAGATAATAAACGAAGTTGAGAACATCTCGGCAAGAAGTTTTACCTCCCAAGGAAGTACTTGTATTGTCTAAGAACGCCAGGAGTGTGGCGGTTAGACAAATCTTTGGAATTTGAGAAATTATACTCATATTCGTCCTTCTTTTGTCCTACAATATCCCTAACATTATCCCAAACTTCTCCAGCAATAGATTGCCGATCAGATTGGGGTCCAGAAAAACTCTTCTCACTTCCCCTCACTGATGAGTCAACGTCAGAAGCCACCTGTAACATATCTCGAGGAACATCATAACCATTGTGTAGCATCCATCTAAGAGGCAACTCTTTACAGTTTATGCCTGTACTTGTGTTTGGCTTTACAATGCCCTCTAGAATGTCAATGAAATAATCGGGAGGATTCACACGCTCGGGAACATTAATGCCCAGTCCTGCAAAGTACTCCTCAACTTTCTTTACTGATCCGTGATATACAGTCATACCTCCTTTTGCGAGAAGTATCAAATCATCGAACATCTTGAATAACGTATAGCTGGAAGAAAGTAAAATTATCATCAGCATAAATTGGTCATTTTTCATCAGatgcttgaattttttttgacagTAAGTGATGGAATTGAAATACACAAGATAGTTCAGGAACCAAGTGACAGTCTTGGGATAGTACTGGGACTATCTGTACATTTCACTCCATGTCAAAATGTCTAACACTTCAAAACTGATGAAATTGAAAACAACCTTGGCTGGTGAACCACCATGCAGATGTTCACTCCTTCAAGAGCTTCACGACGAAGAGCACGAAGAAGCAGCTGGGATGAAGAACTATCTAAACCGGATGTAGGTTCATCCAATATCAATAATGATGGCTCCATAACCATCTCCAGGCCAACATTTACTCGTTTCCTTTGACCGCCAGAGATCCCACGCTTCTCCACCGTCCCAACCAAGGAATCTCGAACTGCTTGTAACCCTAAGGACTCAATCACTCTTTCCACAACTAGAACTTTATCAGCTTTGGATAGGTCCGCTGAAAGCCTACAAAATAAAGGGTGGAATTACCACAAATTAAGAGTAGGAATTacttgaaagaaagaaaaattatgtcaaaatgaacaaaaaatgatatttaaataatatgatcatATTGTAGGACAATCATGTCAAAATTGCCTAGACAGAAACACTAATCATATGGAAGTACTTTGTAATACCCGACACACGAATATTGCATGACTGCTATGATACAAACATGACAGAAGAAAAAGGTTTAAGCATGCAGCAACATTTATCACCTGTCGGAAAAATCAAGTCTTACGCTGATGATTTTATCCATGTGTTATCAAGAAAGTTATTGCTCATTTGTTGATTTACCATCAGGGACGTTTGTCGGGAAGAAAATACAAGTATAAacaatatattgaaaatttagctGAAGGATGAGCACAACAAAAAGATGTGCTACAAATAATGTCGACCTGAAGTGAGCAAgaaaacatgcatatatttaatcttttatcTCCATACCTGCACCTAGCACTGAACCAGAGATTTTCTTCAACCGTCAGGTTCCCATGAACAATATCATCTTGCGGGACAAAACCAATTATCCTCTTGTATGCGCGAATAGGCTCTATTTTCCCATTTATAAGTACTAGTCCGGACATCGTACACCCAGTTGCCTTTCCAGCTAAAGCACTTAAGAATGTGGTCTTTCCAGCCCCAGATGGACCCATGACCGCAGCTACCCGCCCAGGCATGAGCTTTCCTGTTACACACCTCAGAAGCTGTTTTTTACTCCCTTTAAGAGTTAGTGTTAGGTCTTTGAAAGCCACCTCAATTACAGGCCTCGTCCTAATGTCAGTGTCAGTGGCCATAGAGATCACTCCCGAGAAGGTCAAGTTCTTATTTTGCTGTTGCATTGCCTTCTCCTTCTCGATCTGACCATAAGCGTACTTGAAAATTTGGCTTCGTGTGTGCATTTGCTTACCTTTAGGCATGTTCTTTCTTAAGTTATTATCCCCTATCTCCAAATTGAAACCTTCATCACTATCAGGATTTTCTTCGAGCGAACGCATCATTTTAGTAAGGTTACTTGGTTCCTTTTTCTTTCCCATGAACCCACCCGATGCTTTCTGCGATGTCGCTTCACCTGATCCACCTCGATCCGGTTGCATAACAGACTTTTTCCGAGAGAATGTGCGAGATAATTGCGTCTGTAGTCCAATTGCGTGTTTCTTGGCAACGTCTTTAGCTGATTTCCACCTTTCACGGGCTTGAGCAGTTTCCCTAGCATGTCTCGCAGCAGCCTCTCTAGATTTGGCTTGTTTTCTTTCACGATTGGTGAGAATTTGACCCGAgaagttatatataattaaaagcaCTAAACTCAGGGCAACCTACAGTTTTGAAACGAAAGAGTTAGGTACCTTCAACTCGATTCAAAACCACATGCATAGATTTGAACAATAAGAAAGAATGCTGCTGGCTTctggcttttttctttttttaacgaatttagcAGATGAAATTATCAGAAGTCTTTTACAAGTAAGATATAAAGCTACAATTTAAATGTACTACTACATATCATTTCATAATGATGTAGTTATAAACATAATATAACCgtgaaattaaagaaaatgatagCCCACTGTATAAAGTTCTGCCTTTGAGGTCTAGGAAAGGAAAACTGCACAAGGGCGGCAATAAGTTGGGCTGGGTCTGCCAGTTGGTTCGAAGTGGATTAGTATTTGAATTTGGCATACCTAATGTCTTCTAGTTGAAGATTAGAAGAAAAGAGTGAGTGAAAGAAGAGTTACCATCAATAAGGCGCCAAATATCGTAATATCCTGATTTGAAGAGTTTGGCTGGCAAGAACTCTTCTTAAAGCACCCTGTAAGTGCATTATGACTTTAATCAGAAATCTGCActtattctcaaataaattaaacagAAATTAATCCAACAAAAATTCCTTGAAACGAAACACAAGAGTAATCGGCAGCTCGATAAAGAGAGCTAACTTTGAAAGAGCTGtcaaattatgttttttttttttttccctttttgatGTGAATGTAGTATATGATGATTCCCCACACCAAGTCAAATGATGCAAATTGACTTAGCAAGTCTTCCAGTATCTCTGTGTCAATGTTTCACAGTTTACCCAATATTTAATACTAGTGAGAAGAGTTATATAGATAAGACTTATCAAAAGGTCCATCCCGAGGTGCAAGGGGTATTGCAAATCATTGATGGACCTTGATAGCCTTGAGGAAATCAAGAGAAAAACCAGGCTACTGGAGCATGTAAAATATACATCGgaagaataattaaatttatttttttgtaatcttttttattgATATAAATT includes the following:
- the LOC109727054 gene encoding ABC transporter G family member 28-like, producing MSSLGESKRLGLAVLVALVLISTRFPLGRCQDDDDDGGGAGTNPLLAGVINDRLMSLTGNFKAEIGQSLGFCIKNTDKDWNEAFNFSMDMTFLTNCMKETDGDLPQRVCTVAEMKFYFSSFVDNGGTKNYLRPNKNCNLTSWVSGCEPGWACRAGKNQKINLQDSKTVPYRTVNCRPCCPGFFCPHGITCMIPCPLGAYCPLAKLNKTTSVCDPYNYQLPPGQPNHTCGGADTWADVGSSGEIFCPAGYYCPSTIKKISCSSGHYCRKGSTSEIRCFKKSSCQPNSSNQDITIFGALLMVALSLVLLIIYNFSGQILTNRERKQAKSREAAARHARETAQARERWKSAKDVAKKHAIGLQTQLSRTFSRKKSVMQPDRGGSGEATSQKASGGFMGKKKEPSNLTKMMRSLEENPDSDEGFNLEIGDNNLRKNMPKGKQMHTRSQIFKYAYGQIEKEKAMQQQNKNLTFSGVISMATDTDIRTRPVIEVAFKDLTLTLKGSKKQLLRCVTGKLMPGRVAAVMGPSGAGKTTFLSALAGKATGCTMSGLVLINGKIEPIRAYKRIIGFVPQDDIVHGNLTVEENLWFSARCRLSADLSKADKVLVVERVIESLGLQAVRDSLVGTVEKRGISGGQRKRVNVGLEMVMEPSLLILDEPTSGLDSSSSQLLLRALRREALEGVNICMVVHQPSYTLFKMFDDLILLAKGGMTVYHGSVKKVEEYFAGLGINVPERVNPPDYFIDILEGIVKPNTSTGINCKELPLRWMLHNGYDVPRDMLQVASDVDSSVRGSEKSFSGPQSDRQSIAGEVWDNVRDIVGQKKDEYEYNFSNSKDLSNRHTPGVLRQYKYFLGRVGKQRLREARIQGVDYLILCLAGVCLGTLAKVSDETFGALGYTYTVIAVSLLCKIGALRSFSLEKLHYWRERASGMSSLAYFLSKDTIDHFNTIIKPIVYLSMFYFFNNPRSSILDNYVILIALVYCVTGIGYTFAIFFQPGSAQLWSALLPVVLTLIATQQKSSKFLANLCYTKWALEAFVIANAERYSGVWLITRCGSLIRSGYDIKDWGLCIFVLVVYGVVFRCIAFFCMITFQKN